A single window of Prochlorococcus marinus XMU1410 DNA harbors:
- the rplB gene encoding 50S ribosomal protein L2 has product MAIRKFKPYTPGTRQRVVTDFSEITSAKPERSLIVSKHRVKGRNNRGVITCRHRGGGHKRQYRLVDFRRDKRNINAKVAAIHYDPHRNARLALLFYEDGEKRYIIAPAGVKVGQNVISGESVPIEDGNAMPLSVMPLGSSVHCVELYAGRGAQMVRSAGASAQVMAKEGDYVALKLPSTEVRLVRKECYATLGEVGNSEIRNTSLGKAGRRRWLGRRPQVRGSVMNPCDHPHGGGEGKAPIGRAGPVTPWGKPALGLKTRKKNKPSNKLVVRRRRRVSKRSRGGRDS; this is encoded by the coding sequence ATGGCAATACGTAAATTTAAACCTTATACACCTGGCACTAGGCAGAGAGTAGTTACTGACTTTAGTGAAATCACAAGTGCAAAACCTGAAAGATCACTAATAGTTTCAAAACATAGAGTTAAAGGCAGGAATAATCGTGGAGTTATCACTTGTCGTCATCGTGGAGGTGGTCACAAAAGGCAATATAGATTGGTCGACTTTAGAAGAGATAAAAGAAATATCAACGCTAAAGTTGCAGCTATACACTACGATCCTCATAGAAATGCAAGGTTGGCACTTTTATTTTACGAAGATGGAGAGAAAAGATATATTATCGCTCCAGCAGGAGTAAAAGTCGGACAAAATGTCATTTCTGGAGAAAGTGTTCCAATTGAAGATGGAAATGCAATGCCGCTTTCTGTTATGCCATTAGGATCTAGTGTTCATTGTGTTGAGTTATACGCAGGTAGGGGTGCTCAAATGGTTAGATCCGCAGGAGCTAGTGCTCAAGTTATGGCAAAAGAGGGAGATTATGTTGCTTTAAAACTCCCATCTACTGAGGTAAGACTTGTAAGAAAAGAATGCTACGCAACTCTTGGTGAAGTAGGTAATTCTGAAATAAGAAATACTAGCTTAGGTAAAGCAGGAAGAAGAAGATGGCTTGGAAGAAGGCCCCAAGTAAGAGGTAGTGTAATGAACCCATGTGATCATCCACATGGAGGAGGAGAGGGAAAAGCACCAATTGGTAGAGCAGGCCCAGTTACTCCATGGGGTAAGCCAGCTCTTGGATTAAAGACACGTAAAAAGAACAAACCAAGTAATAAATTAGTTGTTCGAAGACGCCGTCGCGTTTCTAAGAGGAGTAGAGGAGGAAGAGACTCTTGA
- a CDS encoding 50S ribosomal protein L23, whose product MSKLFDSRLADVIRKPVITEKATNALDLNQYTFEVDHRAAKPQIKAAIEALFSVKVIGVNTMNPPRRTRRVGKFSGKRSQVKKAIVRLAEGDKIQLFPES is encoded by the coding sequence ATGAGTAAATTATTCGATTCTCGTTTAGCCGATGTAATACGAAAGCCAGTTATTACTGAAAAAGCTACAAATGCACTAGATCTTAACCAATATACTTTCGAAGTAGATCATAGAGCGGCTAAACCACAAATAAAGGCAGCTATTGAAGCCTTGTTTAGTGTTAAAGTCATAGGAGTTAACACTATGAATCCTCCTAGGAGAACAAGAAGAGTCGGGAAATTTTCCGGTAAACGTTCTCAGGTCAAGAAGGCAATTGTACGTCTTGCTGAAGGAGACAAAATCCAACTATTTCCAGAATCTTAA
- the rplD gene encoding 50S ribosomal protein L4 produces MTTLETLKWDGKKSGKVTLDLAVAKETSSADLIHRAVLRQLANKRQGTASTLTRSEVRGGGRKPYKQKGTGRARQGSIRTPLRPGGGIIFGPKPRSYNLDMNRKERRLALRTALMSRVSDMKAVEDFGSNLKQPKTSDIINGLARLGIQKTEKVLVILDSPSDIIKKSIKNIEKVKLIAADQLNVFDILNANKVVIGQSAIDKIQEVYAS; encoded by the coding sequence ATGACAACACTTGAAACTTTAAAGTGGGATGGTAAAAAATCAGGCAAAGTTACTCTTGATTTAGCAGTTGCTAAAGAAACTTCTTCGGCAGACTTAATCCATAGAGCAGTCCTTAGACAGCTAGCAAATAAAAGACAAGGGACAGCATCAACTTTGACAAGATCTGAAGTGCGCGGGGGCGGTAGAAAGCCATACAAACAAAAAGGTACAGGAAGAGCTCGTCAAGGATCAATAAGGACACCCTTAAGACCTGGTGGGGGAATTATTTTTGGACCGAAGCCACGCTCTTACAATCTTGATATGAATCGTAAGGAACGTAGATTAGCTCTTCGAACAGCTCTTATGTCCAGAGTATCTGATATGAAGGCTGTTGAAGATTTTGGATCTAATTTAAAGCAGCCCAAAACAAGTGATATCATCAATGGCCTTGCTCGATTAGGTATACAAAAAACTGAAAAAGTTTTGGTAATTCTTGATAGCCCTTCCGATATTATAAAAAAATCCATTAAAAATATTGAGAAAGTAAAATTAATCGCCGCTGATCAATTAAATGTATTTGATATTCTCAATGCCAATAAAGTGGTAATAGGTCAATCAGCGATAGATAAAATTCAGGAGGTTTATGCATCATGA